ATCTAATGCGCGACCTAATGCCAGAAGTTTTTCGGTATCTTGTTGGTTTTTGGCAATTTGTTCGGTTAATGCATCAATCACCGGATCATTTGCCCCTGCGGCGTTGTAGGTAGAATCCATATAGTTTGAGTTCCACACAATCAACAGATTAGGGCTTGGATAAGGATTGGCACCGTAGCCGTGTGAGATCATATCAAAATCGCGATCACGCAGGCGCTTAGTATATTGGGTGGTATCAACGGTGCGGATTTTCATTTCAATCCCCATCAACTGCAGATTTTTTTGCAGTGGGATGGCAATGCGCTCCGTGGTTGGATTGTAAATCAGTAGCTCAAAACTCAGTGCTTCCCCTGTTTTCACATTAGTCATCACCTTGTTTTTCAGCTCCCATCCGGCCTCTTTTAGCAGAGCAAAAGCTTCGCGCATTTGATTGCGGATACGCCCGCTCCCATCTGTTACAGAGGGTTGATAAGTCTCTGTAAAAACGCGTGTTGGAACTTGTCCTTTATATGGAGACAACACCGCTAACTCCGCCGCATCGGGGAGACCTTGAGCCTCGTATTCGGTGTTTTGGAAATAGCTGCGGGTTCGTTTGTATTGATCATAGAATAGGTTTTTGTTCATCCATTCGAAATCAAGCGCATAATTTAACGCTTCACGAACACGAACGTCTTGGAAAACAGCTCGCTGAGTGTTGAAGATAAAACCTTGCGTAGATGCGGGGGCTTGATGGGCAATCTCTTCTTTTTTGATGAAACCCTGATCAAAGTGAGTTCCGGTATAGGAGGTAGCCCAGAACTTCGCTTGGCTTTCTTGGCGTAAATCAAACTCGCCGGCTTTGAACGCTTCAAGCATTACCGTGTCATCGCGGTAATAATCGTATTGGATCTGCGCAAAATTGTTCCGCCCGACGTTGACTGGTAAATCTTTTGCCCAATAGTTAGGGTCAAGTTTATAGGTCACACTTTGGCCTGGTTTGAAATCGACGATTTGGTAAGCGCCGCTGCCTACCGGCGGTTGATTCAGTGGCTCTGCCAAATTTTTATCTTGCCAAAAGTGCTTGGGCAACACTCGCGTTGATTGCGCTAAGCTGAACAGTTGTTCTCGATTAGGCTGTTTCATTTCAATTCGAACGGTTTGTTCAGAGAGTGCTTTAACCGACTGCACATCTTTGTAGTAAACACGATATTGCGGAACACCTTCGGTCATAAATTTAGTAAAGGTGAATTCCACATCCTGTGCGGTGATAGGTTTGCCATCATGAAAACGTGCTTTTGGATTGAGGTCAATTTCCAACCAGCGATAGTCATCGGAATAACGAATTTTACTGGCGATCAAGGGATAGTAAGAGTCAATTTCATCGGCTGGTGAAAACATTAACGGATCATACAACTCTTCTGTGTTAGCCGCGGATACGCCACGCGAGGCAAAGCGGTTAAAATTGTCGTAAGTTCCTAGCTCACCAAAGGTGACTTTGCCATATTTGGGGGCATGCGGATTGACATAATCAAAGTGGGTAAAGTTTTCTGGGTACTTTGCTTCCCCGAATCCGACTAAACGGGTGGTTTCCACCACTGCAGCCCAACTTAATTGGCTGGATAATGCAAAGGTAATACCCAGTGCGATTGGCTTCCAATTGCGCATAGCTCTCTCCCTGATAACACGTCATCCAATAGTGTATGTACCTAATTTCTGGCTTGGACTAGGACAATACAAAAAATTGATAATTCAGTAATTTGAATAAGTATATAACCAAACTACTGTAAGTTGCCGCTGAGCAGCAAGAGGGCTCAGGGGAAATTATTCCCCTGAAACGTGATCAATGAAGGGTTTTAGCAATCAAACGTAAAAGATAGGTTTCACGCTCAATGCTCATGCCTTTGCGTGGATCGTTAAGCAGTGTTTGTTCATTGTGAGCAATCGCCTCATGAATATTCACCCAGACCGGTTTCATTCCGTTGCGTTGTTCATAACTTTCCAACTGAGGTGAACCTAACTGAGCATCCACTTCACAGCGATAACAGTAAGACACCATATGGATCACATCGACATCTTGTTGCTTGTCCCATGGACGAAACTCTTGATATAAACCAAACGGTTCAATGTTACGGATATTTTGTGCACCCGTTTCTTCTTGCAGTTCACGAATCATGCCCATAAGGACATCTTCGTCAGTCTCCAAACCGCCACCCGGTAATGAATAGTCATGGTAGCGCTCGGTATACAGCAGCAAAATTTGCTCACCTTGCATTGCAATCGCTCGTGCGGCCTTACGTTGCACGATACGCTGCTCATTCAAAGGTTTAATCTCTGGGTGTACGGCGACATATAACGGTTTCATCGGTTCTCCTTTTCCAACGGTTTTGAGCGATGCTAGCACATCAAAAACTTGAAGACCCTGATAAATCAGGGTCTATTTGCGCTGAATCAAATTTAACCGTCAGCATTGATCTTGGTGATCAGCTCTTTTTCGACGCGATCCGCATCTTCAAGCGCAATCTGGCAGGTACCTGCGGCAGCATGACCACCACCACCATACTTAAGCATCAACTCACCGATATTGGTTTTCGAACTGCGATCGAAAATAGACTTCCCAGTGGCAAAAACGATGTTTTGCTTTTGAAAGCCCCACATCTTATGAATGGAAATATTGCACTGCGGAAACAGCGCATAGATGATGAAACGGTTACCTGCGTAAATCGTTTCCTCTTCCATTAAATCAAGCAGAATCAAATTCTTATAGACTTTACTACAACGTTGGATTTGCTCTTTAAATCGAATTTCATGCTCACGGTATAAATCCACGCGCTCTTTAATATCGGGAAGTTCGAGAATTTCTTCAATACTGGCATGAGTACAGTGATCGATCAGTGCCATCATCAAGTTGTAGTTAGAGATCCGAAAATTATGGAAACGCCCCAAACCGGTTCGCGCGTCCATCAGAAAATTCAGTAAATTCCAACCGGTAGAGTCCAAAACTTCATCACGAGTAAATTGGGCAGAATCGCCTTTATCGACGGCAGACATCATTTCAAGCCATTCGAATGGAAAGGTTTTTTGGCCACCGTAATAATCCCATACCACGCGAGCGGCAGATGGAGCATTAGGATTAATGATGTGGTTAGAACGCTCACCTTTGTTGCGTAACGTTTCAGATAAGTGATGGTCAAAAACTAAGTGAGCATTTGCAACGTAAGGCAAGTTAGTGATGATATCTCGCTCCGTAATGGGAACTTTGCCATCTTGCATGTCTTTAGGATGGACAAACTGAATATCATCAATCAGTTCGATACTTTTGAGCAAAACTGCGCACACCAAACCATCAAAATCACTGCGTGTCACTAATCGATACTTAAGTGATGACATGCTATCCCCCCTTAACAGGTTAGAAATCAAGAAAAATCAGACCAAAAAGGCTGTTTAATTAAGCTTTTCTTAATTGTAGACAGCATCGATCTTTTGACAAACCTGTCATATGGCAAAACCTATTTTTTGTAGAATACTGATATGCAACCCGTAACCCAATGGAGACAGTATGAACAAGGTAGCCCTATTACTAGCCAGTTTCCGTCTGACTGTTTAGCGTTTCCACCAACGACCCGTTCGGTCTAGCTCGGGATCACAAAAACGGTTGAGTAGCGTTAGCTCTGTATCGAGGATGGCTAACATATCACCGACACTCGCCGCTGTGGTTAAAACTACCTCAGATTCAACAACTGTCGCGATAAGATCAAGCATCGCCAGCATGATAGGCTCATTCTCGCAATGTCGCCGCAATTGAGCGAGCGCGGTTTGAGCGATTTGGTATGGTGCTTGGCGAACTTCCGCAAGGTTTTTTTGAAAAGCGTTAACTGCTACACCTTCCAGGAAAACACGATAAGTCGTCAGCTCATCAACCCACAAAAAGCGAATGCCTTGCTGGCTGTGATGCGGATATGGCACGCTAATATGTGCATGCAGATCACGAGAGATATTCAGCCGAACCCCAGCCTGTTGGCAACGTTCATCTAACGTGCGCAGTAACCCTTGTTCATCCATCAGTTGCTGAATCTCAAAAATTCGTTTGAGATGGTAGTCATTAGAAACCAAGGTCAGCGTCAGCGTATCACCAACTCGAAGGTGGCCACTGGTGAGCAATACTTGGGTGACATGCTCGATATTTTCTACTGTGCTGGTGGATTGTTTCTCCAGCAATACTTGAATTTGTGGCAGTGAAAGTGCCAACTGTTGGCATCGCGCTTGGAAATATTCATACATTCGCTGCGCTTCTGATGTTGATTGCCGTTGAGTCACCCCGCCGCAAAACACCACTAAAGCCGTTTGATTTTCATGACACTGTAACGCAGAAATTAATCCCTCTACCCGACTTTTTCCCTCTAGCGTCAATTGGTCCGCATTTAAACGTTTACCCAGTACGATAAAAATGGGTCGAGTGGTGGGCATGACGATCTTCCTTGTTTGATGTTTCTGATAAACAGAATTTCATATTTTTTAACAGGATGTAAAGCTCTACACCATCAAGGCATTCTCTGATTTCAGAAAATGAGTACATCACGGATTTTTTCTGCCATAATCGCGCCCTTAATTTTATTAGATGCTAGCGTATTAAAGATATTTAGTTTTATACGCTATCAGGCAATGTCGAAATAGACCGATATGTGGAATAAACTCAACAAATCAATGATGTTCTGCCAAATGATGTTTGGCCTCTCGTTTTACGGTGTGATGGTGATCCTGACCCGTTTCTTCTTGGAAGATCTCAACTACAGTGAAGCCGATACCATGATGGTGGTTGGAGCATTCTCCTCGATTGGCCCCTTGTTTGCCATCGCTGGAGGCTTTATTGCCGATAAATTTCTTGGTGCCTATCGATCACTGGCCATTTCTTATTTAACTTTTGCGGTTGGCTACGGCTTGTTGGTTCTCGGGGCTTCTTCGACCAACGTGCCTCTGAGCTTGGTGGGCAGTGCACTTGCCAGCTACGCACGTGGGTTGATGTCCCCTTCCTACCCCAGTTTGTACAAGCGCACTTTCGCCAGTGAAGAAGATTTCAATAATGGCTATCCCGTTAACTATTCGGTCAACAACGTCGGCGCACTTTTGGGACAGTATTTATTCCCGATGTTGGTACTGCTGCTTGGTTTTCACGGCAGCTTCGCGCTTTCTGCATTAATGGCAACCTTAGCCACCATCACCCTAGTGGTGATGCGCCGTCCACTGATTGAAGTGGCCAGCGAGAAAGATCAGCAATCCGTCAGCATGGGCAATTGGATGGCGTTCACCCTACTTTCACTGGCGATGGTTGGGTTGGTTTTCTTCATGTTTTCCAACATGGCGATTGGCCAAAACATCGTGTATGCGATTGGGCTTGCGGCGATTGTCTATTTCATCAGTTTGATGTTGAAAGCTCGCCGCGCGGAAGCTCTCAAAATGGGCACCATCTTGATTGTGACGGTGCTGACCACCTGCTTCTTTGTGTATTACGGGCAAATGATGACCTCGATGACCATGGTCACGATTAATACCATGCGCGGCGAGCTGTTTGGCATCATCCCGATTGCGCCGGAAGCCTCGATGGCCATGAATCCACTCTGGTGTATTGTGGCAGGCCCTGCCATTTCTTATCTGTTTTCTACACTAGAAAAGCGTGGCATTACCTTCTCAACCGCAACCAAAATCGCGTTTGCCTTTGTGCTAACCGCTATTTCATTTGGCATTCTGACGTTTGCCGTTTCCACCGTTGGTGAAGAGGCAATTATCCGCCCAGAAGTGTTCTTGGTGATCCATTTCTTCCAAGCGTTTGCCGAAGTCGTGGTGGGGAGCTTAGTGGTGGCGTTTATTCTGTCCGTTGCCCCCAAGCAGATTGAGAACTTCTCAGTGAGCTTGTTTTATATTGCGATGGCGCTCAGTGGCATTATTGGCGCAGTCTTCTCCACCTCCATCGCGTTAGAAAAAGGCCAAGTAGTGACTCAGCAGATCGTACAGATCATTTACGGTGATTACTTCAAACTGCTGACCATGCTAGCGGTGGTCATGGTTGGTGTTGCTTTATTGGCTTCAGTCCTTGTCCGTAAAATGCTTGCTGCAGCAGATGCGAATTCACCAAGTATCCAAGATAAGCAAGCTTAACGCGGCAGTGAATCAAACCATCGCACAAACCAGAGATGGCAATTCGACTGCTGATGATTGATGAAATGGCCTGCGGGCCATTTCTTTTATCCCGTTTTTCTTATCTGGCGAAGGCAACAACCAACCCTGCCACAATCGCGCTAACGCCGAGTAAACGAGTTACGTACCAACGCTCTCCAAGAAATGCGATCCCCATAAACAGTCCAAACACGATGCTAGTTTGACGCAGTGCGACAATAAAACTGACGTTTTCGGTCAACGTCATGGCATAGAGGACCAAGCTATAAGTTCCCCCCATCATCAATCCCGCGAGGGTCGCGGTATAACGAATGCGCCATGCTTCAACAAATGGAGCACGTTGGCCAGTGAACAAATACCAGATCGCCAGTGGTATGCACATTGCCCAAAATTGAATCCCCAAATAAAGCACGGCAGAGTAACTGGCAGGCATTTGTGAGCCTACGGTCTGTTCTATGATCGCCAGCGCTTCTTTATCGATAATCGAATATCCTGCCGTACCTAGCGCCGCCACCAGAGCCCACACAATGCCGAGGTTGGCATAATCGGCGAAACGGAACTGACGAAATTTTTGCAGCGGGATCATCAAGCAGCCGAGCGTGATCAACGCAAATCCCAGCCACTGATTAAGCTGTAAGTCATAGCCCAGCATCACAGTGCCTGCACCAACCAACAATACGGGCAATCCGCGCGCTAAAGGATAAGCAATGCCGATATCCACTTTGCTGTAAGCAAAGGCCAGCCCCAGCATGTACACCATCTGGCTCAGCCCACTCACAACCAAGAGTAACCAAAATTGTGTCGGCAGCGTTGACCAACCAATCTTAGTGAAATACCACAAAATATAAGGCGTGAGGAGCAGTGAGGTCGCTGAAGTGGCACCAAGGAAGAAAGAAGGCCCCGAGCTTTGGTAGCGCTTGCCGATGATATTCCAACCGGCATGCAACAGTGCAGAAAACAGTACTAAGATGATAGGCACAAAAGACATACGACAACCTTGTCAAAAAGCCCTGTCATAGACAGGGCAAGCAATCTGCGCTTTCGCGAAATGAATTAACGCTTTAATTCTGCGATGGATTCAATGGTAATGGCATCGTGACGCCAGTATTCAATGTCACAATCAATCAACTCGCCTTTCTGGTTATAGTTGACCCGCTCCACCACCATTGCCGGTGTACCTGACGTTGCGCGCAGGGCTTGAGCCATTTCACCCAGTAACGAGCTGGTGGATATACGGTAGTGAATCGTCTGGTATTGTGTCGCATAGTGTTCACGATACAGATCGGTGAGTGACTGCGACAGATCAAAATCAAGCAGGTTTGGAAACAGCTCTGGGCGAATGTAGTTGGTGACATATACCACAGGTCGGTTATCCAAATAACGCACACGGTCTACGCGATACACATCCGAAAACGGTTTGAGTTTTAAAAGACGAGTCGCCTGCTTGTTGGCGATCACCGCTTTGGCAGACACCAGCTCCGTTTTCGGCTGGCGATTTTGCGCCAGCGCCATATTAGTAAAGTTGAGAGTTTGAGTGGGGTCATAGCGTAAAGGCGCGGGCGAAATAAACCAACCACGGCGATCTTCGCGATAAATCTTTCCTTCAGCTTCGAGCAGTGAAAGCGCCTCACGCAAGGTGACTCGCGTAGTATCAAATGATTCGGCTAACTTGCGCTCAGCGGGGAGCTTTTGGCGCGGCATCAGCATGCCGGCATCAATCTGCTCTACGATGGCATCTTTAATTTTTACGTATTGCACTTGCGATCCTATTGCCTCTTTCCACTAACGCTTGCGCCAAGCTTGCAGGCGGCCAAACAATCCAAACTCTAATCCCACATGCAGTAATTTGGCTAACGCGGCCGAGAGCATAATCATCACCGCCATGGCAGCGGCGGCGCCCGTCTGTCCGGCATCATCCATATTCAGTACCGCAACCGATGCGGGTACGGTGTCGGTTGAGTAGAGGAATACTACCGCAGAAGTGGTGGTTAATGCATTAATAAACAAATAGCTAGCAATGTCCAATACCGCAGGTAAGGACACAGGTAACGTCACTTTCCACAGTAAGCGGTATTGCGGCAGCTTGATGGAGGCCGCCGTCGCCTCCAATTCAGGTGGCAACTGTTTAAGCGCGGTAACCGCCGTCATATGCCCCACCGTGTAGTAATGCACCACGGTATTAATCACCAAAAGCAGCATGCCACCGTACAAGCCATTGAGCGGATTAGACGCGTGATTGAAAAAGAAGATGTAACCCAAACCCAGCACTAAGCCGGGAACCGCCATCGGTACCATACTCAGCATCTGCATCGCCTGACGCAGCGGCGCGAACACTCGCCCTTTTTCAATACTGTAAGCGCCGAGAAAAATGATCACTGTCCCACACAGTGCGGTTAAGCTGGCTAAGGTGAGTGAGTTAAAATACGGGCTCCAACCATAGGCACTGGTTTCGGCAAATTGGTAATGTTTGAGGGTTAGCGCTGTATTCCACGGCCAAAACGTCACCAGTGAGCCGTACACCGCCGTGGCTAATACCGCCACAATCGCCACGCAAATCAGCACACAATAGAGCAGACATAAACCATCACGCAGCCGATGTGGCGCTGGTTGGTAGGCCACAGAACGGGTATCAAATAGGCTTTGCTGTTTTTTCTGCACCCAGCGATCGGCAATAAACGCAAACACGGCGGGTAGCAACAGAACAATACTGGTCACCGCGCCCATCGCGAAATTTTGCTGCCCCACTACTTGCTTGAAAATATCCGTTGCAAGCACGTTATAGCTGCCACCAATCACTTTCGGTACGCCGAAATCACACACCACCAAGGTAAACACAACGATCAAGGCGCTGATTAACCCATACTTGGCTGCCGGTAGCGTGACAATAAAAAACGTTTTGATGGGGGATGTTTTCAGCGCCCTCGCCGCTTCATACAGACGAGCATCTGAGGTGCTCAGCGAGGTGGTCAGAATCATCAAAGCATGCGGAAATGTCCAGAAAATCAACCCGAGTGTAATACCTAAGCCACCATAAATGGATTCACCGCCGAGCCAACTCTTGAGCATGCCTTGATTACCAAATAGGAAAATCAGACTGATCGCGGGCAGTAATGAAGGCGCGAGAATCGGCGCACTGCCTAACACTCGAAACAGATGTTTTCCCGGCATGCAGGAGCGCGTTAACGCATAGGCGTAACCAAACGCGAGGATACCGACAATCGCCGTCACACTGATACCAAGCACTAAGGTGTTGCGCAAGGATTGCCAGAGTGCGGCCGAGGAAAAATATTGGGCGAAGTAAGCGAGTCCGACAAATTCACCCTGCTCATTTTGCACGCTTTTCACCAACATAGCGGCCAGCGGCGCAAAAATAAACAACAGCATCAGTGATAGCAGGATCAATAAGGTGATCGATAAAATCAGGCTATCGCGGCTCCAATGCGGCAATATCCGCACTGAAAAAGTACGAGCGATATTCAACATACTCTTCTCCTTATGCCGCATAAGCACAGCTGGCTGTAGCTGCTGGCGTTGTGGACATGACCTTACGACGGTACGCACGCAGCTGCCCTGCCCTCAGTGCTAAATATCGAACATCGCCCGTTTTTAAATGCATAGTTTGTACCTGTGTGATCGGTAAATCGACATACACGGGCGGAGCCAAACGCTCACCTTGAAACACACATTCGACTCGATAAAACGCGCCAAGAAACTCCAAATGGCGAATGACGACTGGAATGGCCTCGTTGTAGCGCGTAACCAGTTCTAGATTTTCAGGGCGCACAGCCAAATCAAATTGCTCACCTTGGCAAGGCGTATAATTTTCGATTTTGGGCAAAGCAATAAGGGATTCAGCAATACGCAGTTGCTGGGAACTCGCCATGGAAACGGGAATAAAATTCATCGTGCCAACAAACCCAGCCACAAAACGGCTGGCGGGCTTTTGGTAGATCTCTTGCGGCGTACCAACTTGCTCAATCACCCCGTGGTTCATCACCACAATGCGATCCGCCATGGTTAA
This genomic window from Vibrio metoecus contains:
- a CDS encoding putative 2-aminoethylphosphonate ABC transporter permease subunit yields the protein MLNIARTFSVRILPHWSRDSLILSITLLILLSLMLLFIFAPLAAMLVKSVQNEQGEFVGLAYFAQYFSSAALWQSLRNTLVLGISVTAIVGILAFGYAYALTRSCMPGKHLFRVLGSAPILAPSLLPAISLIFLFGNQGMLKSWLGGESIYGGLGITLGLIFWTFPHALMILTTSLSTSDARLYEAARALKTSPIKTFFIVTLPAAKYGLISALIVVFTLVVCDFGVPKVIGGSYNVLATDIFKQVVGQQNFAMGAVTSIVLLLPAVFAFIADRWVQKKQQSLFDTRSVAYQPAPHRLRDGLCLLYCVLICVAIVAVLATAVYGSLVTFWPWNTALTLKHYQFAETSAYGWSPYFNSLTLASLTALCGTVIIFLGAYSIEKGRVFAPLRQAMQMLSMVPMAVPGLVLGLGYIFFFNHASNPLNGLYGGMLLLVINTVVHYYTVGHMTAVTALKQLPPELEATAASIKLPQYRLLWKVTLPVSLPAVLDIASYLFINALTTTSAVVFLYSTDTVPASVAVLNMDDAGQTGAAAAMAVMIMLSAALAKLLHVGLEFGLFGRLQAWRKR
- a CDS encoding NUDIX hydrolase; translation: MKPLYVAVHPEIKPLNEQRIVQRKAARAIAMQGEQILLLYTERYHDYSLPGGGLETDEDVLMGMIRELQEETGAQNIRNIEPFGLYQEFRPWDKQQDVDVIHMVSYCYRCEVDAQLGSPQLESYEQRNGMKPVWVNIHEAIAHNEQTLLNDPRKGMSIERETYLLRLIAKTLH
- a CDS encoding DMT family transporter, which gives rise to MSFVPIILVLFSALLHAGWNIIGKRYQSSGPSFFLGATSATSLLLTPYILWYFTKIGWSTLPTQFWLLLVVSGLSQMVYMLGLAFAYSKVDIGIAYPLARGLPVLLVGAGTVMLGYDLQLNQWLGFALITLGCLMIPLQKFRQFRFADYANLGIVWALVAALGTAGYSIIDKEALAIIEQTVGSQMPASYSAVLYLGIQFWAMCIPLAIWYLFTGQRAPFVEAWRIRYTATLAGLMMGGTYSLVLYAMTLTENVSFIVALRQTSIVFGLFMGIAFLGERWYVTRLLGVSAIVAGLVVAFAR
- the phnR gene encoding phosphonate utilization transcriptional regulator PhnR, with the translated sequence MQYVKIKDAIVEQIDAGMLMPRQKLPAERKLAESFDTTRVTLREALSLLEAEGKIYREDRRGWFISPAPLRYDPTQTLNFTNMALAQNRQPKTELVSAKAVIANKQATRLLKLKPFSDVYRVDRVRYLDNRPVVYVTNYIRPELFPNLLDFDLSQSLTDLYREHYATQYQTIHYRISTSSLLGEMAQALRATSGTPAMVVERVNYNQKGELIDCDIEYWRHDAITIESIAELKR
- a CDS encoding extracellular solute-binding protein codes for the protein MRNWKPIALGITFALSSQLSWAAVVETTRLVGFGEAKYPENFTHFDYVNPHAPKYGKVTFGELGTYDNFNRFASRGVSAANTEELYDPLMFSPADEIDSYYPLIASKIRYSDDYRWLEIDLNPKARFHDGKPITAQDVEFTFTKFMTEGVPQYRVYYKDVQSVKALSEQTVRIEMKQPNREQLFSLAQSTRVLPKHFWQDKNLAEPLNQPPVGSGAYQIVDFKPGQSVTYKLDPNYWAKDLPVNVGRNNFAQIQYDYYRDDTVMLEAFKAGEFDLRQESQAKFWATSYTGTHFDQGFIKKEEIAHQAPASTQGFIFNTQRAVFQDVRVREALNYALDFEWMNKNLFYDQYKRTRSYFQNTEYEAQGLPDAAELAVLSPYKGQVPTRVFTETYQPSVTDGSGRIRNQMREAFALLKEAGWELKNKVMTNVKTGEALSFELLIYNPTTERIAIPLQKNLQLMGIEMKIRTVDTTQYTKRLRDRDFDMISHGYGANPYPSPNLLIVWNSNYMDSTYNAAGANDPVIDALTEQIAKNQQDTEKLLALGRALDRVLQWKFYIIPQWHLSIYRVAMWDKFRRPDVLPKYSLGLDTWWVDQEKAARLPEKRR
- a CDS encoding YdcF family protein, with the translated sequence MPTTRPIFIVLGKRLNADQLTLEGKSRVEGLISALQCHENQTALVVFCGGVTQRQSTSEAQRMYEYFQARCQQLALSLPQIQVLLEKQSTSTVENIEHVTQVLLTSGHLRVGDTLTLTLVSNDYHLKRIFEIQQLMDEQGLLRTLDERCQQAGVRLNISRDLHAHISVPYPHHSQQGIRFLWVDELTTYRVFLEGVAVNAFQKNLAEVRQAPYQIAQTALAQLRRHCENEPIMLAMLDLIATVVESEVVLTTAASVGDMLAILDTELTLLNRFCDPELDRTGRWWKR
- a CDS encoding peptide MFS transporter; protein product: MWNKLNKSMMFCQMMFGLSFYGVMVILTRFFLEDLNYSEADTMMVVGAFSSIGPLFAIAGGFIADKFLGAYRSLAISYLTFAVGYGLLVLGASSTNVPLSLVGSALASYARGLMSPSYPSLYKRTFASEEDFNNGYPVNYSVNNVGALLGQYLFPMLVLLLGFHGSFALSALMATLATITLVVMRRPLIEVASEKDQQSVSMGNWMAFTLLSLAMVGLVFFMFSNMAIGQNIVYAIGLAAIVYFISLMLKARRAEALKMGTILIVTVLTTCFFVYYGQMMTSMTMVTINTMRGELFGIIPIAPEASMAMNPLWCIVAGPAISYLFSTLEKRGITFSTATKIAFAFVLTAISFGILTFAVSTVGEEAIIRPEVFLVIHFFQAFAEVVVGSLVVAFILSVAPKQIENFSVSLFYIAMALSGIIGAVFSTSIALEKGQVVTQQIVQIIYGDYFKLLTMLAVVMVGVALLASVLVRKMLAAADANSPSIQDKQA